The following coding sequences are from one Ornithodoros turicata isolate Travis chromosome 1, ASM3712646v1, whole genome shotgun sequence window:
- the LOC135378215 gene encoding uncharacterized protein LOC135378215, whose amino-acid sequence MILRVQDLLSSPPPMASSPVNYSSPPFREDMVSSSSAAVRLSLLSCVAAGGSVGGVFIISAVVVMEPLRARGNAFLASAALAHLLVSAVVLPSMCVAILANVAQDSGLCRFQWALVVVCFFASVLSYAFLSCELRARVSSSPVTHRLCWTKSRVLLAVLFCWTSAIALAAAQRAFDVGPNFCSANGIFLLPVHVPVACVFIGLPILVSVICFACTACALRRNDPADSWARELLQSHVTVYVMTIAMWGPAVVAASVSLARPVASHLIDAAWWMALSHSCTYSYIYAATHRTFRVAFAKLFFYCCCKSHVTFSRPSTREQRGGQTPSGSSGLRVHIIPAMNIYSAKKEAYYGGGQSKHCSQSKSLHCSYDL is encoded by the exons ATGATTTT GCGGGTGCAAGACCTCTTGTCCAGCCCTCCCCCGATGGCATCTTCCCCGGTAAACTACTCCTCGCCGCCGTTCCGCGAGGACATGGTCTCTAGTTCTAGTGCGGCCGTCCGTTTAAGCCTTTTGTCCTGCGTCGCAGCTGGAGGCTCGGTCGGTGGCGTCTTCATCATATCCGCCGTCGTAGTGATGGAACCTCTTCGCGCCCGTGGCAACGCCTTCCTTGCTTCGGCTGCCCTTGCTCACTTGCTTGTGTCAGCCGTGGTTCTGCCATCTATGTGCGTCGCAATCCTGGCCAACGTGGCCCAGGACTCCGGTTTGTGTCGCTTTCAATGGGCCTTAGTCGTCGTCTGTTTCTTCGCTTCCGTCCTCTCGTACGCCTTTCTCTCATGTGAACTGCGCGCTCGAGTTTCGTCTTCACCAGTGACTCACCGTCTCTGCTGGACAAAGTCTCGTGTGCTGTTAGCAGTTCTTTTTTGCTGGACATCTGCGATAGCACTCGCTGCGGCGCAGCGTGCCTTCGACGTTGGACCCAATTTCTGCAGTGCCAACGGGATCTTCCTCCTCCCGGTTCACGTGCCAGTTGCTTGCGTCTTCATCGGACTACCTATTCTAGTCTCGGTCATTTGCTTCGCTTGCACAGCGTGCGCCCTTCGACGCAATGATCCAGCTGACTCTTGGGCGAGAGAGCTGTTGCAGAGCCATGTCACCGTGTACGTTATGACGATAGCCATGTGGGGTCCTGCCGTAGTCGCCGCAAGCGTGTCCCTGGCTCGCCCGGTGGCGTCACACCTCATCGACGCGGCTTGGTGGATGGCCCTCTCTCACTCATGCACGTACAGTTACATCTACGCTGCGACGCACCGGACGTTCAGGGTAGCCTTTGCGAAACTCTTTTTCTACTGTTGCTGCAAGAGCCACGTGACTTTCTCACGGCCTTCGACACGCGAGCAACGGGGAGGTCAGACCCCGTCGGGAAGTTCGGGATTACGGGTTCACATTATCCCAGCCATGAATATCTACTCTGCGAAAAAAGAGGCATATTATGGAGGGGGACAGTCCAAGCACTGTTCCCAGTCCAAGTCACTACACTGCAGCTATGACCTTTAG